From one Larimichthys crocea isolate SSNF chromosome XVIII, L_crocea_2.0, whole genome shotgun sequence genomic stretch:
- the ccdc80 gene encoding coiled-coil domain-containing protein 80 isoform X1: protein MQRAFVLGIALIYLLTWTGEADKQTHLKRVQLHRRARHGRVHVGAADRERFVGRVRPGFGSAISVHSTIKGGDVQADEGVPVSARTGTVRGRRAEGLGLVPKRGVAGQIGLPRHSDILQDEGTPGARARVARMPSSAGSPNLLASFAGKNRVLVITAPHDSDGYYRLMMSLLKPDVYCELAERHVHQIVMFHQEGEMGGKVRRITTEGKVMEEPLDTALIPRLMSFLKMEKGKFGMVLLKKTLQVEERYPYPVRLEAMYEVIDQSPMRKVEKLRQKGFVQKCKGAGVEGQVEEGTLTVDTPAERKPGKKILRKPTTTTMAVTTTTTPTTTRPTTTTTTATTTTTRPTTTSTTTRATTTTTKATTTTKPTTTTTRRTTTKRPTTTTATTHRPTRAHTTALWLPAPRTTADPYSHNRRERERYPAKTTPAGDNRTDKDRDPHSRKLVPPIHKPTRIKPTRKKNGGEKVLTNEYEDRYEPSKPTVSDPEETETFTETSPTKSKGKHDKLDKKKKKNDKAAKKAERRGGKAGKEGKIGGKKNGKRLLKYPEKEDYPKPTKKPTPPPKGSLASFLDYFENRRRLLLITSPSEENSMYVQQRDEYLESVCEMAIRKVSIITIFGSLTNSTMKIDHYQLENDKPMKGLRQEDLVNQDLITELRKEFSMTHDDFYMVLTDTDIRVKQSYEVPIAMKAVLDYIDTFSSRIREMEQQKRDGVVCKKEDKPRSLENFLSRFRWRRRLFIISAPNDEEWAYQQQLYALTSQACNLGLRHIAILKLVGTEPPDMGGVLELYPINGSATVEREGLPATLVKDMRNYFQISPEYFSMLLVGKDGNVKSWYPSPMWSMAIIYDLVDSMQLRRQEMAIQQSLGMRCPEDEYGGYGYHQHGYEHGYQDGYHQGYGY, encoded by the exons ATGCAGAGGGCTTTTGTGCTCGGTATAGCTCTGATATATCTGCTTACCTGGACAGGTGAAGCCGACAAACAGACTCACCTCAAACGGGTGCAATTGCACAGACGCGCGAGACACGGACGTGTCCACGTTGGCGCAGCGGACAGAGAGCGCTTCGTTGGTCGTGTGCGACCCGGGTTTGGTTCTGCAATTTCGGTGCACAGCACCATAAAGGGGGGAGATGTGCAGGCTGACGAGGGTGTTCCAGTTTCCGCCAGGACAGGGACTGTGCGGGGAAGGAGAGCAGAGGGTCTGGGTCTAGTGCCAAAAAGAGGGGTGGCAGGACAGATAGGCTTGCCTCGTCATTCGGACATACTACAAGATGAGGGCACCCCAGGAGCAAGAGCAAGAGTGGCCCGGATGCCCAGCAGCGCTGGGTCACCAAATCTGCTGGCCAGTTTCGCGGGAAAGAACCGCGTCCTGGTGATCACGGCCCCCCACGACTCAGATGGTTATTACCGACTGATGATGTCGCTTCTGAAACCAGATGTGTACTGCGAGCTCGCCGAGCGACATGTCCACCAGATTGTTATGTTTCAccaggagggagagatgggCGGCAAGGTGAGGAGGATCACCACGGAGGGGAAGGTAATGGAGGAGCCGTTGGACACAGCACTCATTCCCAGACTCATGAGCTTCCTCAAAATGGAGAAAG GTAAATTCGGGATGGTGCTGCTGAAGAAAACCCTGCAGGTGGAAGAGAGGTACCCCTACCCCGTGAGGCTAGAGGCCATGTATGAAGTGATCGACCAGTCACCAATGAGGAAGGTGGAGAAGCTCAGACAGAAAGGTTTTGTCCAGAAGTGTAAAGGGGCAGGTGTGGAGGGTCAAGTGGAAGAGGGCACGCTCACAG TAGATACACcagcagaaagaaaaccagGAAAGAAGATCCTAAGAAAgcccacaacaacaaccatgGCTGTCACGACCACCACCACACCGACGACTACACGACCAACCACGACTACCACCACCGCCACAACAACTACAACCCGGCCCACCACTACCAGCACCACAACCAGAGCAACAACAACCACGACTaaagcaacaacaaccaccaaacccaccactaccaccaccagaAGAACCACCACAAAACGACCCACCACTACCACTGCCACTACCCATAGACCGACCAGAGCCCACACCACCGCCCTGTGGCTCCCAGCCCCCAGAACCACTGCTGATCCTTACTCTCACAAccgcagagagagggagaggtacCCAGCTAAAACTACCCCGGCTGGAGATAACCGCACTGACAAGGACAGAGATCCACACAGCCGCAAGCTCGTACCACCCATACACAAACCCACCAGGATCAAAcccaccaggaagaagaacgGGGGAGAGAAG GTGCTGACTAATGAGTATGAGGACAGGTATGAACCCAGCAAGCCAACAGTAAGTGATCCTGAGGAGACAGAAACCTTTACAGAGACCAGTCCCACCAAGAGCAAGGGCAAGCATGATAAGcttgacaagaagaagaaaaagaatgacaAGGCTGCcaagaaagcagagaggagaggaggaaaggctGGGAAAGAGGGCAAGATCGGgggaaagaaaaatggaaagagACTGTTGAAGTACCCTGAGAAAGAGGACTACCCAAAGCCCACTAAGAAGCCAACGCCCCCTCCAAAGGGATCTCTGGCCTCCTTCCTGGACTACTTTGAGAACAGGAGGCGGCTGCTG ctgatTACATCCCCCAGTGAGGAGAACAGTATGTATGTTCAGCAGAGGGACGAGTACCtggagtctgtgtgtgaaatggcCATCAGGAAAGTTTCTATCATCACCATCTTCGGCTCATTGACCAACTCCACCATGAAAATTGACCATTACCAGCTGG AAAATGACAAGCCCATGAAGGGTCTTCGTCAGGAGGACCTGGTGAACCAGGATCTGATCACAGAGCTGAGGAAAGAGTTTAGCATGACACATGATGACTTCTACATGGTCCTCACCGACACAGACATTAGAGTCAAG CAATCCTATGAGGTTCCCATCGCCATGAAGGCTGTACTTGACTACATTGACACCTTCTCCTCCCGTATCCGAGAGATGGAGCAGCAGAAAAGAGATGGGGTTGTCTGTAAGAAAGAGGATAAGCCCAGATCTTTAGAGAACTTCCTCTCCAG GTTCCGTTGGAGACGCCGCCTGTTCATCATCTCTGCCCCCAATGACGAGGAATGGGCctatcagcagcagctgtacgCCCTGACCAGCCAGGCCTGCAACCTTG GTCTGAGGCACATCGCCATTCTGAAGTTAGTCGGCACGGAGCCGCCGGATATGGGCGGAGTCTTGGAACTCTATCCTATCAATG GAAGTGCTACTGTGGAGCGTGAAGGGCTGCCAGCCACCCTGGTGAAGGACATGAGGAACTACTTCCAGATCAGCCCAGAATACTTCTCCATGCTGCTGGTAGGGAAGGATGGCAATGTTAAGTCCTGGTACCCATCACCCATGTGGTCCATGGCTATCATCTATGACCTGGTAGACTCTATGCAGCTACGCAGACAGGAGATGGCCATTCAGCAGTCACTGGGTATGCGCTGCCCTGAGGATGAGTATGGTGGCTATGGCTACCATCAGCATGGATATGAACACGGTTACCAGGATGGCTATCACCAGGGTTATGGTTACTAA
- the ccdc80 gene encoding coiled-coil domain-containing protein 80 isoform X2, whose translation MQRAFVLGIALIYLLTWTGEADKQTHLKRVQLHRRARHGRVHVGAADRERFVGRVRPGFGSAISVHSTIKGGDVQADEGVPVSARTGTVRGRRAEGLGLVPKRGVAGQIGLPRHSDILQDEGTPGARARVARMPSSAGSPNLLASFAGKNRVLVITAPHDSDGYYRLMMSLLKPDVYCELAERHVHQIVMFHQEGEMGGKVRRITTEGKVMEEPLDTALIPRLMSFLKMEKGKFGMVLLKKTLQVEERYPYPVRLEAMYEVIDQSPMRKVEKLRQKGFVQKCKGAGVEGQVEEGTLTDTPAERKPGKKILRKPTTTTMAVTTTTTPTTTRPTTTTTTATTTTTRPTTTSTTTRATTTTTKATTTTKPTTTTTRRTTTKRPTTTTATTHRPTRAHTTALWLPAPRTTADPYSHNRRERERYPAKTTPAGDNRTDKDRDPHSRKLVPPIHKPTRIKPTRKKNGGEKVLTNEYEDRYEPSKPTVSDPEETETFTETSPTKSKGKHDKLDKKKKKNDKAAKKAERRGGKAGKEGKIGGKKNGKRLLKYPEKEDYPKPTKKPTPPPKGSLASFLDYFENRRRLLLITSPSEENSMYVQQRDEYLESVCEMAIRKVSIITIFGSLTNSTMKIDHYQLENDKPMKGLRQEDLVNQDLITELRKEFSMTHDDFYMVLTDTDIRVKQSYEVPIAMKAVLDYIDTFSSRIREMEQQKRDGVVCKKEDKPRSLENFLSRFRWRRRLFIISAPNDEEWAYQQQLYALTSQACNLGLRHIAILKLVGTEPPDMGGVLELYPINGSATVEREGLPATLVKDMRNYFQISPEYFSMLLVGKDGNVKSWYPSPMWSMAIIYDLVDSMQLRRQEMAIQQSLGMRCPEDEYGGYGYHQHGYEHGYQDGYHQGYGY comes from the exons ATGCAGAGGGCTTTTGTGCTCGGTATAGCTCTGATATATCTGCTTACCTGGACAGGTGAAGCCGACAAACAGACTCACCTCAAACGGGTGCAATTGCACAGACGCGCGAGACACGGACGTGTCCACGTTGGCGCAGCGGACAGAGAGCGCTTCGTTGGTCGTGTGCGACCCGGGTTTGGTTCTGCAATTTCGGTGCACAGCACCATAAAGGGGGGAGATGTGCAGGCTGACGAGGGTGTTCCAGTTTCCGCCAGGACAGGGACTGTGCGGGGAAGGAGAGCAGAGGGTCTGGGTCTAGTGCCAAAAAGAGGGGTGGCAGGACAGATAGGCTTGCCTCGTCATTCGGACATACTACAAGATGAGGGCACCCCAGGAGCAAGAGCAAGAGTGGCCCGGATGCCCAGCAGCGCTGGGTCACCAAATCTGCTGGCCAGTTTCGCGGGAAAGAACCGCGTCCTGGTGATCACGGCCCCCCACGACTCAGATGGTTATTACCGACTGATGATGTCGCTTCTGAAACCAGATGTGTACTGCGAGCTCGCCGAGCGACATGTCCACCAGATTGTTATGTTTCAccaggagggagagatgggCGGCAAGGTGAGGAGGATCACCACGGAGGGGAAGGTAATGGAGGAGCCGTTGGACACAGCACTCATTCCCAGACTCATGAGCTTCCTCAAAATGGAGAAAG GTAAATTCGGGATGGTGCTGCTGAAGAAAACCCTGCAGGTGGAAGAGAGGTACCCCTACCCCGTGAGGCTAGAGGCCATGTATGAAGTGATCGACCAGTCACCAATGAGGAAGGTGGAGAAGCTCAGACAGAAAGGTTTTGTCCAGAAGTGTAAAGGGGCAGGTGTGGAGGGTCAAGTGGAAGAGGGCACGCTCACAG ATACACcagcagaaagaaaaccagGAAAGAAGATCCTAAGAAAgcccacaacaacaaccatgGCTGTCACGACCACCACCACACCGACGACTACACGACCAACCACGACTACCACCACCGCCACAACAACTACAACCCGGCCCACCACTACCAGCACCACAACCAGAGCAACAACAACCACGACTaaagcaacaacaaccaccaaacccaccactaccaccaccagaAGAACCACCACAAAACGACCCACCACTACCACTGCCACTACCCATAGACCGACCAGAGCCCACACCACCGCCCTGTGGCTCCCAGCCCCCAGAACCACTGCTGATCCTTACTCTCACAAccgcagagagagggagaggtacCCAGCTAAAACTACCCCGGCTGGAGATAACCGCACTGACAAGGACAGAGATCCACACAGCCGCAAGCTCGTACCACCCATACACAAACCCACCAGGATCAAAcccaccaggaagaagaacgGGGGAGAGAAG GTGCTGACTAATGAGTATGAGGACAGGTATGAACCCAGCAAGCCAACAGTAAGTGATCCTGAGGAGACAGAAACCTTTACAGAGACCAGTCCCACCAAGAGCAAGGGCAAGCATGATAAGcttgacaagaagaagaaaaagaatgacaAGGCTGCcaagaaagcagagaggagaggaggaaaggctGGGAAAGAGGGCAAGATCGGgggaaagaaaaatggaaagagACTGTTGAAGTACCCTGAGAAAGAGGACTACCCAAAGCCCACTAAGAAGCCAACGCCCCCTCCAAAGGGATCTCTGGCCTCCTTCCTGGACTACTTTGAGAACAGGAGGCGGCTGCTG ctgatTACATCCCCCAGTGAGGAGAACAGTATGTATGTTCAGCAGAGGGACGAGTACCtggagtctgtgtgtgaaatggcCATCAGGAAAGTTTCTATCATCACCATCTTCGGCTCATTGACCAACTCCACCATGAAAATTGACCATTACCAGCTGG AAAATGACAAGCCCATGAAGGGTCTTCGTCAGGAGGACCTGGTGAACCAGGATCTGATCACAGAGCTGAGGAAAGAGTTTAGCATGACACATGATGACTTCTACATGGTCCTCACCGACACAGACATTAGAGTCAAG CAATCCTATGAGGTTCCCATCGCCATGAAGGCTGTACTTGACTACATTGACACCTTCTCCTCCCGTATCCGAGAGATGGAGCAGCAGAAAAGAGATGGGGTTGTCTGTAAGAAAGAGGATAAGCCCAGATCTTTAGAGAACTTCCTCTCCAG GTTCCGTTGGAGACGCCGCCTGTTCATCATCTCTGCCCCCAATGACGAGGAATGGGCctatcagcagcagctgtacgCCCTGACCAGCCAGGCCTGCAACCTTG GTCTGAGGCACATCGCCATTCTGAAGTTAGTCGGCACGGAGCCGCCGGATATGGGCGGAGTCTTGGAACTCTATCCTATCAATG GAAGTGCTACTGTGGAGCGTGAAGGGCTGCCAGCCACCCTGGTGAAGGACATGAGGAACTACTTCCAGATCAGCCCAGAATACTTCTCCATGCTGCTGGTAGGGAAGGATGGCAATGTTAAGTCCTGGTACCCATCACCCATGTGGTCCATGGCTATCATCTATGACCTGGTAGACTCTATGCAGCTACGCAGACAGGAGATGGCCATTCAGCAGTCACTGGGTATGCGCTGCCCTGAGGATGAGTATGGTGGCTATGGCTACCATCAGCATGGATATGAACACGGTTACCAGGATGGCTATCACCAGGGTTATGGTTACTAA
- the slc35a5 gene encoding UDP-sugar transporter protein SLC35A5 isoform X1 has protein sequence MAILTASSPVLAMVCCHSCPRLCSRSSAYTLALGLGFIILGTSRILLLKFAANAENKYDFLPASVNLLAEALKLLFCLVMSVRVIVREGRSCRELGCSSSASFLGSLKWAVPAFLYFLDNLIIFYVLTYLQPAMAVLFSNFVILTTAVLFRIVLKRRLSWVQWAALVVLFLSIVSLTTGSGGHQNAIAVPGLHSNPISTPSNSCLLYTQLLEQMRNSSASETWVSSLPGQAWRDRLVEKLRSLGVGHILLLLQCFISAMANIYNEKILKEGDQLTESIFIQNSKLYAFGVLFNGLTLGLGSEARGLTMHCGLLHGHNVYSLGLVLVTAALGLSVAFILKFRDNMFHVLTGQITTVLVTALSLFLFEFHPSLDFFLQAPMVLLAIFIYNASRPKDLEYSLQQEKLRVINGEVFERSRGDGEELELLTKPNSDSESEEESL, from the exons ATGG CAATTCTGACTGCATCCAGTCCCGTCCTAGCCATGGTGTGTTGCCATTCCTGCCCCAGGCTGTGCTCCCGCTCCTCGGCCTACACTCTGGCCCTCGGTCTGGGCTTCATAATCCTCGGGACCAGTCGTATCCTGCTGCTTAAATTCGCTGCCAATGCTG AGAACAAGTATGACTTCCTCCCTGCATCAGTCAATCTACTCGCTGAGGCGCTCAAACTGCTCTTCTGTCTGGTTATGTCAGTCAGGGTCATAGTTCGAG aaGGACGATCATGCAGAGAGCTGGGCTGTTCCTCCAGTGCTTCCTTCCTCGGTTCCTTGAAGTGGGCTGTCCCTGCTTTCCTCTACTTTCTCGACAACCTCATCATCTTCTACGTGCTGACATACCTGCAGCCT GCCATGGCAGTGTTGTTCTCCAACTTTGTCATCCTGACCACAGCTGTGCTCTTCAGAATTGTTCTGAA GAGGCGCCTGTCCTGGGTTCAATGGGCAGCATTAGTTGTCCTCTTTCTGTCCATTGTTTCCTTGACAACAGGATCAGGAGGCCACCAAAATGCCATCGCCGTGCCAGGTCTCCATTCAAACCCCATTTCCACTCCGTCCAACTCCTGCCTTCTCtacacacagctgctggagcAGATGAGGAACAGCAG TGCCAGTGAAACGTGGGTGTCGTCCCTGCCTGGTCAGGCCTGGAGGGACAGGTTAGTGGAGAAGCTTCGATCTCTGGGTGTGGGTCacatcctgctcctcctccagtgcTTTATCTCCGCCATGGCCAACATCTACAATGAGAAGATCCTCAAAGAAGGAGACCAGCTCACAGAGAGCATCTTCATCCAGAACAGTAAATT GTATGCCTTTGGTGTGTTGTTTAACGGGCTGACCCTTGGGCTTGGCAGTGAGGCTCGAGGCCTCACCATGCACTGCGGGCTCCTCCATGGACATAACGTCTACTCCCTGGGTCTGGTGCTGGTCACTG ctgccctgGGTTTATCTGTGGCCTTCATCTTGAAATTTAGAGACAACATGTTCCATGTGCTGACAGGCCAGATCACCACTGTTCTGGTTACTGccctttccctcttcctctttgagTTCCACCCTTCGCTGGACTTCTTCCTCCAGGCTCCCATGGTCCTCCTGGCCATCTTTATCTACAATGCCAGCCGGCCCAAGGACCTGGAATACAGCCTGCAGCAGGAAAAGCTGCGGGTCATCAATGGAGAGGTGTTCGAGAGGTCCAGAGGG GATGGCGAGGAGCTGGAGCTCCTGACAAAGCCCAACTCAGACAGTGAATCCGAGGAGGAGTCTTTGTAG
- the slc35a5 gene encoding UDP-sugar transporter protein SLC35A5 isoform X2: protein MAILTASSPVLAMVCCHSCPRLCSRSSAYTLALGLGFIILGTSRILLLKFAANAENKYDFLPASVNLLAEALKLLFCLVMSVRVIVRGRSCRELGCSSSASFLGSLKWAVPAFLYFLDNLIIFYVLTYLQPAMAVLFSNFVILTTAVLFRIVLKRRLSWVQWAALVVLFLSIVSLTTGSGGHQNAIAVPGLHSNPISTPSNSCLLYTQLLEQMRNSSASETWVSSLPGQAWRDRLVEKLRSLGVGHILLLLQCFISAMANIYNEKILKEGDQLTESIFIQNSKLYAFGVLFNGLTLGLGSEARGLTMHCGLLHGHNVYSLGLVLVTAALGLSVAFILKFRDNMFHVLTGQITTVLVTALSLFLFEFHPSLDFFLQAPMVLLAIFIYNASRPKDLEYSLQQEKLRVINGEVFERSRGDGEELELLTKPNSDSESEEESL from the exons ATGG CAATTCTGACTGCATCCAGTCCCGTCCTAGCCATGGTGTGTTGCCATTCCTGCCCCAGGCTGTGCTCCCGCTCCTCGGCCTACACTCTGGCCCTCGGTCTGGGCTTCATAATCCTCGGGACCAGTCGTATCCTGCTGCTTAAATTCGCTGCCAATGCTG AGAACAAGTATGACTTCCTCCCTGCATCAGTCAATCTACTCGCTGAGGCGCTCAAACTGCTCTTCTGTCTGGTTATGTCAGTCAGGGTCATAGTTCGAG GACGATCATGCAGAGAGCTGGGCTGTTCCTCCAGTGCTTCCTTCCTCGGTTCCTTGAAGTGGGCTGTCCCTGCTTTCCTCTACTTTCTCGACAACCTCATCATCTTCTACGTGCTGACATACCTGCAGCCT GCCATGGCAGTGTTGTTCTCCAACTTTGTCATCCTGACCACAGCTGTGCTCTTCAGAATTGTTCTGAA GAGGCGCCTGTCCTGGGTTCAATGGGCAGCATTAGTTGTCCTCTTTCTGTCCATTGTTTCCTTGACAACAGGATCAGGAGGCCACCAAAATGCCATCGCCGTGCCAGGTCTCCATTCAAACCCCATTTCCACTCCGTCCAACTCCTGCCTTCTCtacacacagctgctggagcAGATGAGGAACAGCAG TGCCAGTGAAACGTGGGTGTCGTCCCTGCCTGGTCAGGCCTGGAGGGACAGGTTAGTGGAGAAGCTTCGATCTCTGGGTGTGGGTCacatcctgctcctcctccagtgcTTTATCTCCGCCATGGCCAACATCTACAATGAGAAGATCCTCAAAGAAGGAGACCAGCTCACAGAGAGCATCTTCATCCAGAACAGTAAATT GTATGCCTTTGGTGTGTTGTTTAACGGGCTGACCCTTGGGCTTGGCAGTGAGGCTCGAGGCCTCACCATGCACTGCGGGCTCCTCCATGGACATAACGTCTACTCCCTGGGTCTGGTGCTGGTCACTG ctgccctgGGTTTATCTGTGGCCTTCATCTTGAAATTTAGAGACAACATGTTCCATGTGCTGACAGGCCAGATCACCACTGTTCTGGTTACTGccctttccctcttcctctttgagTTCCACCCTTCGCTGGACTTCTTCCTCCAGGCTCCCATGGTCCTCCTGGCCATCTTTATCTACAATGCCAGCCGGCCCAAGGACCTGGAATACAGCCTGCAGCAGGAAAAGCTGCGGGTCATCAATGGAGAGGTGTTCGAGAGGTCCAGAGGG GATGGCGAGGAGCTGGAGCTCCTGACAAAGCCCAACTCAGACAGTGAATCCGAGGAGGAGTCTTTGTAG
- the slc35a5 gene encoding UDP-sugar transporter protein SLC35A5 isoform X3 translates to MVCCHSCPRLCSRSSAYTLALGLGFIILGTSRILLLKFAANAENKYDFLPASVNLLAEALKLLFCLVMSVRVIVREGRSCRELGCSSSASFLGSLKWAVPAFLYFLDNLIIFYVLTYLQPAMAVLFSNFVILTTAVLFRIVLKRRLSWVQWAALVVLFLSIVSLTTGSGGHQNAIAVPGLHSNPISTPSNSCLLYTQLLEQMRNSSASETWVSSLPGQAWRDRLVEKLRSLGVGHILLLLQCFISAMANIYNEKILKEGDQLTESIFIQNSKLYAFGVLFNGLTLGLGSEARGLTMHCGLLHGHNVYSLGLVLVTAALGLSVAFILKFRDNMFHVLTGQITTVLVTALSLFLFEFHPSLDFFLQAPMVLLAIFIYNASRPKDLEYSLQQEKLRVINGEVFERSRGDGEELELLTKPNSDSESEEESL, encoded by the exons ATGGTGTGTTGCCATTCCTGCCCCAGGCTGTGCTCCCGCTCCTCGGCCTACACTCTGGCCCTCGGTCTGGGCTTCATAATCCTCGGGACCAGTCGTATCCTGCTGCTTAAATTCGCTGCCAATGCTG AGAACAAGTATGACTTCCTCCCTGCATCAGTCAATCTACTCGCTGAGGCGCTCAAACTGCTCTTCTGTCTGGTTATGTCAGTCAGGGTCATAGTTCGAG aaGGACGATCATGCAGAGAGCTGGGCTGTTCCTCCAGTGCTTCCTTCCTCGGTTCCTTGAAGTGGGCTGTCCCTGCTTTCCTCTACTTTCTCGACAACCTCATCATCTTCTACGTGCTGACATACCTGCAGCCT GCCATGGCAGTGTTGTTCTCCAACTTTGTCATCCTGACCACAGCTGTGCTCTTCAGAATTGTTCTGAA GAGGCGCCTGTCCTGGGTTCAATGGGCAGCATTAGTTGTCCTCTTTCTGTCCATTGTTTCCTTGACAACAGGATCAGGAGGCCACCAAAATGCCATCGCCGTGCCAGGTCTCCATTCAAACCCCATTTCCACTCCGTCCAACTCCTGCCTTCTCtacacacagctgctggagcAGATGAGGAACAGCAG TGCCAGTGAAACGTGGGTGTCGTCCCTGCCTGGTCAGGCCTGGAGGGACAGGTTAGTGGAGAAGCTTCGATCTCTGGGTGTGGGTCacatcctgctcctcctccagtgcTTTATCTCCGCCATGGCCAACATCTACAATGAGAAGATCCTCAAAGAAGGAGACCAGCTCACAGAGAGCATCTTCATCCAGAACAGTAAATT GTATGCCTTTGGTGTGTTGTTTAACGGGCTGACCCTTGGGCTTGGCAGTGAGGCTCGAGGCCTCACCATGCACTGCGGGCTCCTCCATGGACATAACGTCTACTCCCTGGGTCTGGTGCTGGTCACTG ctgccctgGGTTTATCTGTGGCCTTCATCTTGAAATTTAGAGACAACATGTTCCATGTGCTGACAGGCCAGATCACCACTGTTCTGGTTACTGccctttccctcttcctctttgagTTCCACCCTTCGCTGGACTTCTTCCTCCAGGCTCCCATGGTCCTCCTGGCCATCTTTATCTACAATGCCAGCCGGCCCAAGGACCTGGAATACAGCCTGCAGCAGGAAAAGCTGCGGGTCATCAATGGAGAGGTGTTCGAGAGGTCCAGAGGG GATGGCGAGGAGCTGGAGCTCCTGACAAAGCCCAACTCAGACAGTGAATCCGAGGAGGAGTCTTTGTAG